The Nicotiana tabacum cultivar K326 chromosome 14, ASM71507v2, whole genome shotgun sequence genome contains a region encoding:
- the LOC107769843 gene encoding protein neprosin-like — translation MASYPTPFSCGFYHMVQDHSTNQSAETEYGDIYDCVNFYQQPAFDHPLLQNHTFHPQMKPTLPIMKEYSDESINGWPLGRSEGDGCPKGTVSIRRTTNDNLIRQKLMPPVEDVSFSTSFSYGNNLSNKVTFLPKGTSSLSFPYITYNPSNVLVDPTLYGDGRSKLYTYFQDLVNGNWWNLLTRNQTQIGFWPKQIFDELNEFASTIDWGRVVYSLPGILEPPMGSSFFPIGDTRYDAYCRNIGTIDDNGQETETGNLMPYMTNPDLYKVVDAPNDGSSFKHSVFYGGSSESTEV, via the exons ACGGAATATGGTGATATATACGATTGTGTGAATTTCTACCAACAACCTGCATTTGACCATCCATTGTTGCAAAATCACACATTTCACCCTCAG ATGAAACCAACATTGCCTATAATGAAAGAGTATTCTGACGAATCAATAAATGGTTGGCCTTTGGGAAGATCAGAAGGAGACGGTTGTCCAAAAGGAACAGTTTCCATAAGAAGAACTACTAATGATAACCTTATCAGACAAAAACTTATGCCACCCGTAGAGGATGTCTCTTTCAGCACTTCGTTTTCCTAT GGAAACAACTTGAGTAATAAAGTAACTTTCCTTCCAAAGGGTACAAG TTCATTATCGTTTCCTTATATTACTTATAATCCCTCTAATGTGTTG GTGGATCCTACACTTTATGGAGATGGTCGAAGTAAGCTATATACATATTTTCAA GACCTTGTCAACGGGAACTGGTGGAATTTGCTCACGCGAAATCAAACACAAATTGGTTTTTGGCCAAAACAGATTTTTGATGAATTGAATGAATTTGCATCAACGATTGATTGGGGCAGAGTAGTATATAGTCTACCTGGGATACTTGAACCTCCAATGGGCTCAAGCTTTtttccaataggagacacacgTTACGATGCATATTGTAGGAATATTGGGACAATAGATGACAATGGCCAAGAAACAGAAACTGGCAACTTAATGCCTTACATGACCAATCCTGATCTATACAAGGTTGTCGATGCTCCAAATGATGGATCTAGTTTTAAGCATTCAGTTTTTTATGGGGGCTCTAGTGAAAGTACAGAGGTCTAA